A stretch of Henckelia pumila isolate YLH828 chromosome 4, ASM3356847v2, whole genome shotgun sequence DNA encodes these proteins:
- the LOC140861558 gene encoding uncharacterized protein, with protein MIADSPQEKLRQFVEGLKAEIRHDVRMADVFTYESAVSRALRSEEGRRAIQREQQGKRQFVQTGYQRPSSQPPAKKQYTGPAKGPNQQQRPQQQRPQQQQRGGAPNAIAHPICPKCQKMHSGPCLLGAGVCFHCREPGHQIANCPRKKNTAGRVFVMQAEEVDPDTSLITGRILVGGNSTFALLDSGATHSFISLEFIRRVGITPESSDSGYDVTMPSGQIMSTSKP; from the exons atgattgctgatagtccgcaggagaagctgcgacagtttgttgagggcctgaaggctgagatcaggcatgacgtgcgcatggcagacgtgtttacatatgagtctgcagtcagcagggctttgcgttctgaggagggtcggagagcgatccagagagagcagcagggtaagaggcagtttgtgcagacagggtatcagcgaccatcttcgcagccacctgcgaagaagcagtatacagggccggctaagggcccgaatcagcagcagaggccacagcagcagaggccgcagcagcagcagaggggcggggcccctaatgccatagctcatcccatttgcccgaagtgccagaagatgcattcgggaccttgcctactgggagcaggagtttgcttccactgcagagagccggggcatcagattgctaactgccccaggaagaagaacaccgctggtagggtgttcgtgatgcaggctgaggaggtcgatccagacacctccttgatcaccg gaagaattctagttggaggcaactccacgtttgcgttgctagattcaggagctacgcattcgtttatctccctggagtttatccggcgagtaggcatcacacctgagagtagtgacagtgggtatgatgttactatgccgtcagggcagattatgtctacctcgaag CCTTAG